A DNA window from Pogona vitticeps strain Pit_001003342236 chromosome 2, PviZW2.1, whole genome shotgun sequence contains the following coding sequences:
- the LOC110070712 gene encoding uncharacterized protein LOC110070712 gives MECEHSSVTSDGLSPPPPGDKQSRGMKCENSFAEIGDCATDQTTYAWEEPCKYKECGNSFGENHTLATDTRTHSGDAAHWCMECGKSFSRKSNLTSHKRTHTGEKPYNCTECGKSFTFRSVLTEHQKTHTGERPYKCIECGKSFYNSSALIVHQRSHTGEKPYPCMECGKSFSRRYELTSHGRTHSGEKPYTCKECGRSFGRSGNRLLHERRHFGVKPYECMECGKKFTASCTLTEHVRTHTGEKPYTCLECGKSFSQSGSLSSHQTIHTREKPYRCMECGKCFSQKRSLSSHQKIHTGEKPYTCLECGKNFSQSSALSLHQRTHTGERPYKCVECGKSFSCNGSLNSHQRIHTGEKPYECMQCGKTFSQSSHLSSHQRTHTGEKPYQCMECGKSFSCNSGLRSHQRTHTGEKPYACLECGKSFSQSSARNLHLRIHTGEKPYKCMKCGKSFSHSGSLSSHQRTHTGEKPYGCLECGKSFGQSSHLHSHQRTHTREKLYRFEMWTVFQ, from the coding sequence ATGGAGTGTGAACACAGCTCTGTTACGAGTGATGGTCTTTCTCCACCTCCACCTGGGGACAAGCAGAGTAGAGGCATGAAATGTGAAAACAGCTTTGCTGAAATCGGAGACTGTGCTACTGATCAAACAACCTATGCATGGGAAGAACCATGTAAATATAAGGAATGCGGAAATAGCTTCGGTGAAAACCATACTCTCGCAACAGATACAAGAACCCACTCTGGAGACGCAGCACATTggtgtatggaatgtggaaagagcttcagcagAAAGAGTAATCTCACGTCGCATAAAAGAAcacatactggagagaaaccctataactgcacagagtgtgggaaaagtttcaCTTTTCGCAGTGTACTTACAGAAcaccaaaaaactcacactggagagaggccctataaatgcatagaatgtgggaagagcttctaTAACAGTTCAGCGCTTATTGTACACCAAAGAagccacacgggggagaaaccgtatccatgtatggaatgtggaaagagcttcagtcgcaggTATGAGCTCACCTCACATGGAAGAACCCACagtggagagaaaccatatacgtGCAAGGAATGCGGACGGAGCTTCGGCAGAAGCGGCAATCGCCTTTTACATGAAAGAAGACATTTTGGAgtgaaaccatatgaatgcatggagtgtggaaagaagtTCACTGCAAGCTGTACTCTTACAGAACACGTAAGAAcccatacaggtgagaaaccatatacatgcttagaatgtggaaagagcttcagtcagagtggcagcctgagttcacatcaaacaATCCACACCAGGGAGAAGCCATAtagatgcatggaatgtggaaagtgcttcagtcaaaAAAGAAGCCTTAGTTCTCATCAAAAaattcacacgggggagaaaccgtatacatgcttagaatgtggaaagaacttcagtcagagcagtgcccttagtttacatcaaagaactcataccggggagagaccatataaatgtgtggaatgtggaaaaagcttcagttgcAATGGCAGCCttaattcacatcaaagaattcacactggggagaaaccatatgaatgcatgcaatgtggaaagaccttcagccAAAGTAGCCACCTTagttctcatcaaagaactcatactggggagaaaccatatcaatgcatggaatgtggaaagagcttcagttgcaACAGTGGGCTccggtcacatcaaagaactcacactggggaaaaaccatatgcatgcttagaatgtggaaagagcttcagtcagagcagtgcccGTAATTTACATCTAAGAattcacactggtgagaaaccatataagtgcatgaaatgtggaaagagcttcagccacaGCGGCAgtcttagttcacatcaaagaactcacactggggagaaaccatatgggtgcctggaatgtggaaagagctttggtcaaAGCAGCCATCTTCATtcacatcagagaactcacacaaGGGAGAAACTATATAGGTTTGAAATGTGGACAGTGTTTCAATAG